One part of the Amaranthus tricolor cultivar Red isolate AtriRed21 chromosome 16, ASM2621246v1, whole genome shotgun sequence genome encodes these proteins:
- the LOC130802810 gene encoding brassinosteroid-related acyltransferase 1-like, which translates to MASIFETKRVNVYPKTIQPSKIIKLTNLDRQCPTLMYLVFFYKLSYNHKLVNDNYVFNSLKLSLEETLSEWYPAAGRLWKNPNNGNKLDLWCNNGGALMVQAFTHAKFSEFGNLSQYNHFFENLVYKPIYNNGDNHNNISEMPILVAQVTKFGCGGYSIGIGTSHALFDGQATFNFVSTWASKTHFNKHQGIIINGLECPKPIHDRQILLNITNNQTPIKNNALSKVAAIQHLYQLIIQTGPYDHMVKNPQLFVPSIEEDCVLSTFHFSAAMIESLKRRVHGVQSYSASVCTSFEIVTAHLWKARTKALRLRKERMVCLQFAIDTRTRLTPQLSQAFSGNAFVLASVALTAGELELASYETIVSKIKMAKNCVDNEYVRTYIKALEGSGDALPPLRELTIVSDWTRMPFHKVNFMYPYVNGAVSVCPLTPPVPQVAYFMQSLDHDKGIDVRIGLNPQFLTDFSHYFLAIS; encoded by the exons atggcTAGTATTTTTGAAACAAAAAGGGTAAATGTATATCCAAAAACCATACAACCTTCCAAAATTATAAAGCTTACCAATTTAGATAGGCAATGTCCTACACTTATGTATTTGGTATTTTTCTATAAACTCTCTTATAATCATAAATTAGTTAATGATAATTATGTGTTTAATAGCCTGAAATTATCATTAGAAGAGACATTATCAGAATGGTATCCAGCAGCCGGAAGATTATGGAAAAACCCTAATAATGGGAATAAGCTTGATCTTTGGTGCAATAATGGTGGTGCTTTAATGGTTCAAGCTTTTACACATGCTAAATTTTCAGAGTTTGGTAATCTTTCTCAATATAATCATTTCTTTGAGAATTTGGTTTATAAACCTATTTACAATAATGgagataatcataataatatttctGAAATGCCAATCCTTGTTGCTCAG GTGACCAAATTTGGATGTGGTGGGTACTCAATTGGGATAGGAACAAGTCATGCACTCTTTGATGGACAAGCAACCTTCAATTTTGTATCAACTTGGGCTTCCAAAACCCATTTCAACAAGCATCAAGGAATCATCATTAATGGACTTGAATGCCCTAAACCTATCCATGATAGACAAATCTTACTAAATATAACAAACAATCAAACACCCATCAAGAATAATGCACTATCAAAAGTTGCTGCCATACAACATTTGTATCAATTGATTATCCAAACAGGTCCTTATGATCATATGGTTAAGAATCCCCAGCTGTTTGTTCCCTCTATTGAGGAAGATTGTGTTCTAAGTACCTTTCATTTTAGTGCCGCCATGATCGAGAGCTTGAAGAGGAGAGTTCATGGTGTTCAGAGCTATTCTGCATCAGTGTGTACTTCTTTTGAGATTGTTACTGCACATCTATGGAAG GCAAGAACAAAAGCACTAAGGCTAAGAAAAGAAAGGATGGTATGCCTTCAATTTGCAATTGACACAAGGACTAGACTTACACCCCAACTATCACAAGCTTTCAGTGGCAATGCCTTTGTTTTAGCCTCTGTTGCTCTCACAGCAGGCGAACTCGAGCTAGCGAGCTATGAAACCATTGTGAGCAAGATCAAAATGGCTAAGAATTGTGTCGATAACGAGTACGTTAGGACGTATATCAAGGCACTCGAGGGGTCGGGAGACGCTCTTCCACCCCTTAGAGAGCTCACCATAGTCTCAGATTGGACAAGAATGCCATTTCATAAGGTTAATTTCATGTACCCTTATGTAAATGGTGCTGTTTCTGTCTGTCCTTTAACTCCTCCTGTTCCACAAGTTGCATATTTCATGCAAAGTCTTGATCATGATAAGGGTATTGATGTAAGAATTGGATTGAACCCACAATTTCTCACTGATTTTTCTCACTATTTCCTTGCTATTTCAtag
- the LOC130802493 gene encoding 30S ribosomal protein S12, chloroplastic, translating into MESMRLRQSLHIAPAIQFAILNSGSKGDLSVNFSTITPKKPNSALRKVARVRLTSGFEITAYIPGISHNLQEHSVVLVRGGRVKDLPGVRYHIVRGTLDAVGVKDRQQGRSSAL; encoded by the exons ATGGAGAGTATGAGATTGAGACAGAGCCTGCATATTGCACCTGCCATCCAATTTGCCATCCTCAAT AGTGGCAGTAAGGGTGACTTATCTGTCAACTTTTCCACTATCACCCCCAAAAAACCAAACTCTGCTTTACGTAAAGTTGCCAGAGTACGATTAACCTCTGGATTTGAAATCACTGCTTATATACCTGGTATTAGCCATAATTTACAAGAACATTCTGTAGTCTTAGTAAGAGGGGGAAGGGTTAAAGATTTACCCGGTGTGAGATATCACATTGTTCGAGGAACCCTAGATGCTGTCGGAGTAAAGGATCGTCAACAAGGGCGTTCTAGTGCGTTGTAG